Genomic segment of Kibdelosporangium phytohabitans:
TCGATCTTCGGGATGATCGACCCCATCTGGCCGTTGCGCTCCACCCGGTCGGGACGGCAGTTGATCACCACGTGCAGCGGCCGTTGGATGGCGCGCTGGTCGAGCAACTGCTCGATGTTCATCAGGGTCGATTCCGGGTCGTTGGCCGCGAAGACGTTGGCGAAGTGCAGGACCTTGCCGCCCGACCGGTAGCGCTGCACGCTCAGCACACCGGGATCCGGCGGAGCGGCCCACATCCCGGCCAGCGCGGACTGCGGGTTGACACCGAGCAGGTCGGCGACGGCGAGCGCGATGGCGACGTTCTCCTTGAAGGTGATCCAGCTGAATCCGGCCATCTGCTCGTCGGTCACCGACTCGGGGTCGACGGCGATCAGTTCGCAGTCGCGGCGTTCGGCTTCCTCCTTGAGGATGTGCAGCCGTTCCTTCTCGGCCGTGACGCAGATGCCGCCGACCGGCATGGACCGGCTCAGCGACCGGGCCACGTCGTCCAGGGTCGGGCCCATCTCGGCCAGGTGGTCCTCGCGGACGTTGCACAGCACGCCGATGGTCGACTTGATCAGCTTGGTCTGGTTGATCTCCTGCAGGTCCGGCATCACCGCCATGCATTCGATCACCATGGCGTCCGGGTGGTACGCCGCCGCCCGGCGCACGATCCCGATCTGCTCGACCACGTTGGCGATGCCGAACTTCCGGTACACCGGCTCCTCGTGGCTGTCGGGGTGGATGAACCGGGCCGCCGTGCCGGTGGTCTTGGCGACGGTCACCAGACCGCCGCCCCGCAGCGCACCGGCGCACAGCCGGGTGATCGAACTCTTGCCGCGGATGCCGTTGACGAGCACGCGGGCGGGGATCTGGTCGAGGTTGGCGTAGTGCCTGCGCTGCTCGAGCACACCGGCGACCAGCAAACCCAGGCAGCACAGAATCAGGACCACGAACAAGTACAGCAAGTCAGACCTGTGCCTTACGCCGAGGTGAGCGATCTTCGTCCGTGTCGGGCACGACAGGGATCAGCTCGGTCGCGTCCGTCGCGGCACCGGACGGCCGCCGCACGGCACCGAGCCTGCCCGCTCCGTCGACCAGTGCCTGCCTGCAGAACTCCAGGCACGACGCGATGGTGCCGATCTGGTCCTGCCTGGTGGGGAAGATGACGCTCCTGGAGTCCCCCTCGGCCAGCTTGTCAGCCGCCTTCGCGGCCGCGCGCAACGGACGTACCAGCACCAACTCGTGCCAGGCGAACAACATCAGCGCCAGGATCACCCCGATCAGCGCCGCGACCAGCGCGGCACGCCGGACCTCGTTGCTCGCCAGGTCCAGTTCGCTCGCCGGTTGCTCGGCGACGACCGTCCACCGCAACGCCGACACGACACCGTGGCCCTCGATCGCCCGTGAGGCCACGACAGTCCGGCCGGTTCCGGCGCCGTGCACCGTCGCTTTCGGCTTTCCCGCGAGTGCCTCGGTGACGCTGTCCCGCAGGTGGCCGTCGGGTATGTGCTGGAACGCGACGAATCCGTCGGTAGCGACGATGGTCCGCATCTCGGCGTCCACCAGGCGCACCTGTCCAGGCGACCGTTGCAGCAGGGTGACGATGTGGTCGACGTCGAACTCCGCGACCAGCCTGTGCTGGCCGTCCGGCAGCGGCGCGTGCGCGAAGAGCACGGGCACGCGGCCGGTCGTGTCCTCCAGCCGGACGCCACCGTCGCCGCTGATCTCGGCTGCCTTGCGCAGCGGTGAGCGTCCGGCCGAAACCGCCAGACCACCGGTCTTGTCGACGATGTAGACGCTGCGGTAACGCGCGTGCCGCTCCGCCAGTTGCTGCACAGTCGAGCGCAGCGCGTCAGGCGTCTTGCCGCCCGCGAGGCCGGTCACCGCGCGCAGGTCCACGAACCCGTCGTTGACGCTGCGCCGCACGGCGTCCGCCGTGTTGCCGAGCTGACTGCGGCTGTTGGCGATCACCGGCTGCGGCACGTCGACGTCGACACGGCCCTGCGTCCAGGTCGTCCAGCCGGACCACCCGAGCAGGCTGAGCGCGGCCAGCGTGACCGGGATGCGGACCGACCACGTGCCGCGTGGCCCGCGGCGCTTGGCCTTCTTGCCGCCCAGTTCGGTGCGGCAGTGGTCGACGGCGTGGGCGATCCGGGCGACCTCGGAGGCGTGGGACCGGCGGACTTTGCGCTTGAGGTTGCCGCCCGCCACCGCCAGCACGTCCGCCCGCAGCCCGCGCACCGGCCAGACCATGGCCCAGCGGACGAGGCCGAAGCCGAGCAGGCCGACGAAGACCAGCGCGGCGGCGACCGTGAGACCGGGCCAGGACGACGAGGGCTCACCCACCGGCGCGTGCACGACGGAAAGCACTGCGAGACCGAGCGTTCCCGACAGGGTGTCGGTGGACACGGGGGCGTACGCGACGACGGGGGCGACTTCGCGCCCGGCCACGACTCCTTGCCCTTGCCGCGTGTCCGGTGCCGGGTCGCCCACGACGATGCCGCTCGCGCCACCCGCAGCGGTTTTGGCGCGGTCCAGCAGGGTCTGCAGTGGCTTGTCGTCGGCCTTCACCGACGTGCCCCGCGTGTCGATGACCTCGCCGGTCCGGGTGGCCAGCAACAGCAGGCCTTGGCGCAGGTCGCCGTTCAGCGGGGTGTTCGGGATCCCGGTCGAGCTGGACGCGACCAGCACCCACCCCGGGCGGTTGGCCAGCGGGTGGACCACCAGCATCCTGACGTCGCCCGCCGCGCGTACCACCGGCGTGACCGTCGGTTCGGACACAGCGTCGGGAACGGCCTCGACAGGGACTGGTTCGCCCTGCGCGGCAACGAGTTTGCGGGTGGCCGCGTCGAGCAACGCCATCCCGCGCCACTTCGGGTGGCTCTGCTGCAGCTGGGTGAGCACCTGCTCGGGCTTCGCCTCAGGCAGTACTGCCACGGTGCTCAGATCGCTCACGCCTTGCGTCGCGCTGGCGCCGACCGACCGTGCCACGCTTTCGACGAGGTGTTGCTGTGACTCCACCACCTC
This window contains:
- a CDS encoding HAMP domain-containing protein, coding for MLLVLVFLLAGFVVLQLRTTDPGTVPDEVVESQQHLVESVARSVGASATQGVSDLSTVAVLPEAKPEQVLTQLQQSHPKWRGMALLDAATRKLVAAQGEPVPVEAVPDAVSEPTVTPVVRAAGDVRMLVVHPLANRPGWVLVASSSTGIPNTPLNGDLRQGLLLLATRTGEVIDTRGTSVKADDKPLQTLLDRAKTAAGGASGIVVGDPAPDTRQGQGVVAGREVAPVVAYAPVSTDTLSGTLGLAVLSVVHAPVGEPSSSWPGLTVAAALVFVGLLGFGLVRWAMVWPVRGLRADVLAVAGGNLKRKVRRSHASEVARIAHAVDHCRTELGGKKAKRRGPRGTWSVRIPVTLAALSLLGWSGWTTWTQGRVDVDVPQPVIANSRSQLGNTADAVRRSVNDGFVDLRAVTGLAGGKTPDALRSTVQQLAERHARYRSVYIVDKTGGLAVSAGRSPLRKAAEISGDGGVRLEDTTGRVPVLFAHAPLPDGQHRLVAEFDVDHIVTLLQRSPGQVRLVDAEMRTIVATDGFVAFQHIPDGHLRDSVTEALAGKPKATVHGAGTGRTVVASRAIEGHGVVSALRWTVVAEQPASELDLASNEVRRAALVAALIGVILALMLFAWHELVLVRPLRAAAKAADKLAEGDSRSVIFPTRQDQIGTIASCLEFCRQALVDGAGRLGAVRRPSGAATDATELIPVVPDTDEDRSPRRKAQV
- the pgsB gene encoding poly-gamma-glutamate synthase PgsB → MVLILCCLGLLVAGVLEQRRHYANLDQIPARVLVNGIRGKSSITRLCAGALRGGGLVTVAKTTGTAARFIHPDSHEEPVYRKFGIANVVEQIGIVRRAAAYHPDAMVIECMAVMPDLQEINQTKLIKSTIGVLCNVREDHLAEMGPTLDDVARSLSRSMPVGGICVTAEKERLHILKEEAERRDCELIAVDPESVTDEQMAGFSWITFKENVAIALAVADLLGVNPQSALAGMWAAPPDPGVLSVQRYRSGGKVLHFANVFAANDPESTLMNIEQLLDQRAIQRPLHVVINCRPDRVERNGQMGSIIPKIDPERVILIGEPTRSARVAIPDSWEGETVDLGGRRDGDEILGSIIDGIDQHASLVAIGNIHGQGEILLERLETLDKAESEQRSRPRTVTGIRPVRPRPRPAAPRRPGVERVTGTLEVPQHPRQRPRPAQPPPPPAPQRPRDSRHRRGEDGR